The segment GCATATTCTAGAAATCATTAAAGATATAGAAGagaatttatttagttttttgaggCTTTTCTTTCACAATAATATGTGCCGTTGGCACAGGAAGACCCTTTTAAAGTTTCATAAATTGCCTTAACAAGGTTAACTAGTTAGGTTGATTTTATGAGACTTTCAGATAACAGGTTTGAGAAAGTTAATGGTTATCAGGAGTTTCATACATGatcataatcaaaacagtacaaTAAACTAAAGAACAAGACTTTCTTAACACCcctaaaaacaataaattgcaatTTTCAGTCAAACATTTATTCCTATGCTATTTTCACTTTGatctcttattttccattttatactcTGACATGAATATAGGTTACAAATAATCTTTTGTGTTAACTTCCCAGTCTTAATACCACAAAGTCACTGGTTTCACCTTGgctatatttttatcatttagagTAGGATATGTTTACTAAAAGCCAGTTATACTCCAGTAACTTTGTGAAcgaaaaaatgttaagaattaaGAACAAATAATGGAGTCATTATTTCACTGATCCTCATGTAATTTCAGGAAAATCACTTTTCAAAAGCAGCAATTCTGCCTGATAAATTCTTTTCATGTCTaaacagaaattgaaagaaaatgaaattatgcGAAATCTATGATAGTTTACTAGACATTGTGTGCTTTTAATAGTTCAACAACTGGTAATACTTGATAATCAAGAGTAAATTAAtaggttaatatttaaaaatgtgtactttaATAAGTATAAAGTATATAAACAATTAGGTAAGCTTGTGGAGAAGCTGACCAACATACATAAATTAGGAGATACAAGTGTCTatctaaattttctatatttcttttttttcttttacagaatatttattaaagttgTTTAATGTACAATTTCTCATTTGTCATTTTGGAAGTCCTTTATTGTAAAGACCATTCTTTTGTCTGATGACAAACAGCAGCCACATTGTCAGTGATTATTCTGGACCTCCAcgctgaaaggaaaaacaataaaacagtaaGGTGTTAAATTTACAGAAGAAATGTTTTCATGGCCACTATACAAATGTACATTATTTTAAGCAaatgctttttagtttttaaaaacaattttggattttttcattgcttttgggTACTCACATCAATGTTATAAACAATTTCAGATCTGGAAGGGACTCAAGGTTGACCTAGATCAGTGGTCCTCAAATTTCTTGCCCTCAAAAGTCCTTTACACTctgaaaaattattgaggaccctaACGAGCTTTTTTCATGTGGCTACATCTATTGCTATTTACCATATTATATTTCTACACATATAGTTCTTCATGCACATTTACTGAGGGCATAGATGTGGTTTACTTCTCATCGTCCTGGCCTACAAGACCATCTGTGTCTTAGCTATGGACACACCATGACAATGGGAAAACCATGTAAATCCGCATATGAAGTTCCACAAGCCAAAAATGTTAACGTGTTTTGCACAATAGGATGATAATGACCAAAACATACTTGGATAAATTCAATTTCTTCTTGAGATACAagtttccttctgtatttctgaggtaatgtttttattatttctgcagtgtctggtGGACCCTGATGCATCAGCCAATCTGGTGATTTACTTCCCTTAGAATGCTGTGAAATTGAAGAAGAGTGAGATGGTAGTCCTGTTGATCTCAAAACTTCtgatactgaaatttaaaaaaaatgtaattagagAAATTGTTCAGGTGtcttaaaatactattttgagtTACCTATTACTGAATAATCTAGTCATTCTTGaaactataaatattataattctgAGAGGTAAGTATAGAGTATCTTAGTTGAGTAgctatatataatttcataaagtTCTTAAAACAAATGAGGTAATTTTAAGTGAGTGAATTCTAAACTGAACAAgtttgtaaaataatgaaatttctaGGGAGGGAGTACAACACAAATGGATAACCTACATTACTTTAGTTTTGTCACATGGTGGAGTTTGCAGGTAATATTTTACAATGGGGAATAAGAAAGTTTTAAGGGTAGAGGACATTAGTTTTCTCAATAATACCTTTGTATGTGTTTATCACCTATATCTTAACTCTTTAGGAGTCATTACTCTTAAATTTAcaatatctaaatttaaaacatctgtataaaatttgttaaaattctcCCTGAATTAAGGATCAAATACCTTATAATAAAGACAGGGACAGAAGAGCTGGTAAAAAGGGTCAGAGAAAAATAGGACTTGTTCAGAATCTTCATTAGTTTATAGGCAATGATTGCTAAGGACTACAGCAATCTAAGTTACtgattcaatgaataaataagtgaatgaaagaaaagtttaGCTGGGAGAGAAATATAGATATGGTTATTAATCCTTACAATATCTGCAAACATGAGCATGGGAGATTCTTCTGAAGGATAGAAGAAAGGTAGAAAATTCCCCTATTAAACTCAGTATCATTAAAAAATTCAGAGACATTTACTGTTGAGTCATTACCTTTATAAATGGAGGTAATAAAAGTTGATTTCTACGTGCATGCAACCTAAGGTACCATTTAGATCTAAGCTACAGAATCTACctgattttataatgaaaaatattgtcTATAATAGGATAttcatgtataaatatacatgatacattttttaaaaaatctaaataaagtacaaaaaatctaaataaagtacAATTTACCATTGGGCTTAGGATTGTCTCTTCTGTCAGGGAACCTTATTAATGGAGTATGTGGCTTGACTacctaaaggaaaaataaaatgcatgaaaaaaaatgaaacactaaaaTAAACTCATTAACTATGTACAAAAGAAACAATATACTGAACCTCATAAATAGATAGCTTCATTAAAATAACTTAGTATTTGACAGCAAATTAAATTGTACTATTTTACTCTTCCCCAACCAGGAAAGCTGATTCACGAACTATTAACTTGTTTAATCTTACCTGCTATTCATaataattttctactttatacATCAAGATATTTTAGTGTACTGCCAACTGACTTCAAAGACAAACAACCCTGTGAAGAAGGTGACATTGATTTTATGTTGTGTGACTTATATATAGATCACCCTGCTGAATGGTAAGAATTGGAAGTTTCCTGATTTTTATCGGTGTTGTTTCCCCACTCTGTTAATATTTAGTAGTTTAGagtataataaaaatcatattgaaaattaggtaattaaaaaaaatctttttctgacTAGAAAAGTAACATGTTCTGTgtaaaaaagttggaaaaaactcagaaaagcacaaagaatacTATCTATGATCCAAAAACCAACATAAAATAGGTTTAAACATTTGATAGCCCTTTATTTTAGTCTGTTTCTTATACCCacagaaatacatgtttttagaatagtttttatAACAGATATTTGAAGAGTATTGTTTTATCCCTAAAATTCCAGATAATGCTACAGAGTACCTTACACGGAAATGGACCTTTCAATATGAAATCTTACTATACAATGCTAAGACTAATGAACAGAGTACTATTTTCAACTATCTATAAATTACTGTATAATTAGTGAGATTGAGGTGTGTCTTTATCTGCAATATATTTGTATACTacatgtattacattttatatgaCTAGAGAAGTAAATAGGCTCGTTGGGACTGCCCTGAAAACTCACCACCATAATTCTGCTGCAGAGAAAATGCCGAAATGTAGTTGTCTCCCTCAGCATAAAAGCATGCTAAAGTctttcatgttaaaaaacaaaacttctctctccctctagtaattgtttcttccttttcacagCCCAGCTTCTTAAAAGAATGTTCTATCCGTACTACTGTCAATAccccatttaaatttttaaaatatgttcaacaaCTTTCAGGATAAACCTCAAATCGTATTTGGCCTTCACAAGGCTATCATAATTTGGTTTCTCCATACCTCTCCATACCTCTCCAGCCTCTTTCCCCACCGTCTTATGTACATTTTACTCCAGGTATTTTGAAGCACTTTTCGTTTCCCTAATTCATCATGCCATTTTACTCCCCATTTAATCTACAACTTGTGTCCTCTGCCAGGAAATCTCTCCCCAATCCTACCCTACTTCCATGCCTCCACTTTGAC is part of the Rhinolophus sinicus isolate RSC01 linkage group LG03, ASM3656204v1, whole genome shotgun sequence genome and harbors:
- the KGD4 gene encoding alpha-ketoglutarate dehydrogenase component 4; this translates as MMGSKMASASRVVQVVKPHTPLIRFPDRRDNPKPNVSEVLRSTGLPSHSSSISQHSKGSKSPDWLMHQGPPDTAEIIKTLPQKYRRKLVSQEEIEFIQRGGPE